A portion of the Archocentrus centrarchus isolate MPI-CPG fArcCen1 chromosome 19, fArcCen1, whole genome shotgun sequence genome contains these proteins:
- the LOC115798474 gene encoding tripartite motif-containing protein 35-like → MAEKSTHLKGYLSCYVCSETFRDPVSLSCNHNFCSSCLKKFWELTQNRNCPICKRKSSKDNPGVNFGLKELADSFAGRQKPGSSETEKQKKTVEIICRKHKKEPQLFCVNEKRALCTVCDFPHRQNHKVVPVDEAVSGLKEQLKSDLKSLQDKRNKHKQVEEAYNEVIQHSKKQLLSTERQIRAEFNKLHQFLRVEEESRLAALREEEEQKGRTISREMRMIEEQISSLSDSISAVEEELQKHSVPFLSSYKATQSRARAQSSLSDPQLVSGALRDVAKHLGNLSFRVWEKMKEKVHFSPVILDPNTANPWLCLSDDLTSVRNGETKQQLPDNPERNTNSATVFGSEGFSSGKHSWEVEVGDHPDWTVGLVKESVDRKGKCLASSKYGIWCLTHRSGKYTDGDGQTVTVKKSLQRIRVQLDYDRGKVSFSSPEDTTHICTHKHTFTEKLFPYFNIGKSGDAKICDIKIHQISQ, encoded by the coding sequence ATGGCTGAGAAATCCACACATCTCAAAGGCTACCTGAGCTGTTATGTGTGCTCAGAGACTTTCAGAGAtcctgtgtctctgagctgcaaCCACAACTTCTGTTCAAGCTGCCTGAAAAAATTCTGGGAATTAACTCAAAATAGAAACTGTcccatttgtaaaagaaaatcCTCAAAAGATAATCCTGGAGTGAACTTTGGTCTGAAAGAACTTGCTGATTCCTTTGCTGGCAGACAGAAACCTGGATCATCTGAGacagaaaagcaaaagaagACAGTAGAGATTAtatgcagaaaacacaaaaaagagccTCAACTGTTCTGTGTGAATGAGAAGAGAGCTCTGTGTACTGTGTGTGATTTTCCTCACCGACAGAATCACAAAGTGGTTCCTGTAGATGAAGCAGTCAGTGGCctgaaggagcagctgaaatctGACTTAAAGTCTCtgcaggacaagaggaacaaacacaaacaagtggAGGAAGCCTACAACGAAGTGATTCAACACTCCAAGAAGCAGCTGTTGTCCACAGAGAGGCAGATCAGAGCAGAGTTCAACAAACTCCACCAGTTCCTGAGAGTGGAAGAGGAGTCCAGACTGGCAGctctgagggaggaagaggagcagaaggGGAGGACTATCAGCAGAGAGATGAGGATGATTGAGGAGCAGATCTCCTCTCTGTCAGACAGCATCTCTGCTGTTGAAgaagagctgcagaaacacagcgTGCCATTCCTCAGCAGTTATAAAGCCACTCAGAGCAGAGCCAGAGCCCAGAGCTCACTGTCAGATCCACAGTTGGTCTCAGGAGCACTGAGAGATGTGGCCAAACACCTGGGTAACCTGTCCTTCAGAGTGTGGGAGAAGATGAAGGAGAAGGTTCACTTCAGTCCTGTCATTCTGGACCCAAACACTGCAAACCCCTGGCTCTGTCTGTCTGATGATCTTACCAGTGTGAGGAATGGAGagacaaagcagcagcttcctgaCAATCCAGAGAGAAACACTAATTCTGCCACTGTTTTTGGCTCTGAGGGCTTCAGCTCAGGGAAACACAGctgggaggtggaggtgggagaCCATCCTGACTGGACTGTGGGTTTAGTTAAAGAGTCAGTTGACAGGAAGGGAAAGTGTTTAGCTTCATCAAAATATGGAATTTGGTGTTTAACGCATCGCAGTGGAAAATACACCGATGGTGATGGTCAGACTGTGACAGTGAAGAAGAGTCTCCAGAGGATCAGAGTCCAGCTGGACTATGACAGGGGAAAGGTGTCCTTCTCCAGCCCTGAAGACACGACTCACATCTGCACTCATAAACACACTTTCACTGAGAAACTCTTCCCATATTTTAATATTGGAAAATCAGGAGATGCCAAAATCTGTGATATAAAAATCCATCAGATTTCACAGTAA